The Mucilaginibacter terrae region AGTTAGACGTTGTACTAATTAGGAAAAGATTTCTTTTTGTACGAGTAAATGCGACATAGTAGTCATTATCTTTAAGAGTGATATTGTAACGAACTTTATTAAATTGCCAATCTTGAAAATCAGGTAAAATAACGGTATCAAATTCTATCCCTTTGGATGATTTATAGGTTGTTACATGCACATTTTCCATGTGAGTTAACTCATCTGTACTACTACGATACTTAGTACACTTCACATTCTTCAATTTAAGAAGCTCATATAGTTCATCAACGTGTCTACCTAATGGTACGAGAATTCCAATATTGTGCGTCTGCGAATGAAATTCTTCAATAATATCTAAAATTGTTTCAATTTGTTGATTTGATGAATTTACCAACATGCATTTCGGCTTAATATTAGTCGAACGATTTGCTTTTAGGCCTCTCATCATGACCGCCGAAATACGTCTTTGTGGTAGCGCCGCTTGGGTAAAGCACATTATCTCATATGAGTTCCTGAAATTTTCATCTAATTCATATTCTTGATTACCTGAAAATACCGTTTTTAATTGTTGTTGAGAAGAGGCTTTATCTGGATATAATATTTGCTGATCATCTGCGCCATAGGAAACTACCTGAGCTGCAGCTCTTATTCTTTGATGGTGATGTTCCTCAATATCCTGAGCTTCATCAATAATAATTTCGTGATCACCTTTTCCTGGTCCCCATTGATAAATTCTTGTAA contains the following coding sequences:
- a CDS encoding 3'-5' exonuclease, with protein sequence MPFYFKLPLYTDMTPSQMSVLDETEPVAITGGPGTGKSVVSLWRHIRNHSIGKRKSTMITYTKTLEIYLASCAAAENVNAGNSVTRIYQWGPGKGDHEIIIDEAQDIEEHHHQRIRAAAQVVSYGADDQQILYPDKASSQQQLKTVFSGNQEYELDENFRNSYEIMCFTQAALPQRRISAVMMRGLKANRSTNIKPKCMLVNSSNQQIETILDIIEEFHSQTHNIGILVPLGRHVDELYELLKLKNVKCTKYRSSTDELTHMENVHVTTYKSSKGIEFDTVILPDFQDWQFNKVRYNITLKDNDYYVAFTRTKRNLFLISTTSNLNIDQNTFDIEKV